A section of the Primulina eburnea isolate SZY01 chromosome 1, ASM2296580v1, whole genome shotgun sequence genome encodes:
- the LOC140803011 gene encoding uncharacterized protein At4g28440-like, with translation MDDQKKQITKVNQLRPLDSGVTLIVKVVSAKVVAQRGRAQGRFTECLVGDETGMIIFAARNDQVDVAKDGNTLVLSNAKIDMFKGSMRLAVDRSGRVEAGEPASFMVEESNNLSLIEFDRYDVAV, from the exons ATGGATGACCAGAAGAAGCAGATCACCAAGGTTAACCAGCTACGCCCGTTAGATTCCGGGGTCACTTTGATTGTAAAGGTTGTCAGTGCAAAGGTTGTTGCTCAGAGAGGTCGTGCTCAAGGTCGTTTTACTGAATGCTTGGTGGGAGATGAGACAGGAATGATTATTTTTGCTGCGAGGAATGATCAAG TGGATGTGGCCAAGGATGGTAACACACTTGTTCTCTCAAATGCGAAGATTGACATGTTTAAAGGATCAATGAGGCTTGCAGTAGATAGATCTGGGCGAGTTGAAGCTGGGGAACCGGCGAGTTTCATGGTAGAAGAAAGCAACAACTTGTCTTTGATTGAATTTGATCGATATGATGTAGCAGTATGA
- the LOC140803024 gene encoding probable LRR receptor-like serine/threonine-protein kinase At1g67720 isoform X2 → MGSVVHVLLSIFLWLIPSILCQVTEFISIDCGGSTNYTDKYTGLAWISDALIAAQLGKPVKVGKTDGNSIQYQTRRDFPTDTKKYCYSLTTEERRRYIVRATFLYGTSLTEGTYPKFQLYLDATKWSTVTVMEAARVYVKEMIIRAPSKSIDVCLCCATTGSPFISTLEIRPLNLSMYATDYEEEFFMKLAQRVNFGAPSQESIRYPDDPYDRIWVSDLDRRPNFLVGIAPGTEKISTTKSIDINTREYPPVKVMQTAVVGSRGSLSYRLNLEDFPANARAYAYFAEIEDLGANETRKFKMEQPYFHDYSNAVVNIAENANGSYTLYEPSYMNVTLEFVLSFSFMKTLDSTRGPLLNAIEISRYVQIVAKTNEQDVSNLNALRLDSGEWLEVGGDPCIPTSWEWVSCSSSTPPRITKIFLSGKKMEGKIPWKLNDMEELTELWLDGNSLSGTIPDMSNLVNLKILHLENNKLTGPLPLYLASLPHLQQLYVQNNSLSGEIHRTLLRGNLSFDYQGNPHLRRVTKVHSKLVLATSVGVLAILFVLSIASIILVRFFRTRITSIRNDKGSLWCTSNKPLTGYSMGRGGFLMDEGVACYIPLTDIQEATASFSKKIGKGSFGPVYYGKMKDGKEVAVKIMADLSSHGTKQFVTEVALLSRIHHRNLVPLIGYCEEENQCMLVYEYMHNGTLRDHIHDFDEQKQLDWLPRLHIAEDAAKGLEYLHTGCNPSIIHRDVKTSNILLDINMRAKVSDFGLSRQADEDLTHVSSVARGTVGYLDPEYYANQQLTEKSDIYSFGVVLLELISGRKPVSTEEYGCDWSIVHWARSLIRKGDVISIIDPRLAGNVKIESIWRIAEIAIQCVEQYGYSRPRMQEIIVAIQDAAKIESGADLSMSSNAQSSRKTLLTSFLDIQSPDLSSGALAPSAR, encoded by the exons ATGGGATCCGTCGTACATGTCTTGCTTTCAATATTTCTGTGGTTAATACCATCCATTTTATGCCAAGTTACGG AATTCATCAGTATAGACTGTGGAGGGTCAACTAATTACACAGACAAATACACTGGTTTAGCCTGGATTTCAGATGCCCTAATTGCAGCTCAATTAGGCAAACCAGTGAAGGTAGGAAAGACCGATGGGAACTCAATTCAGTATCAAACACGGCGAGATTTCCCCACAGACACCAAGAAATACTGCTACTCACTCACCACAGAAGAAAGGCGGCGTTATATTGTACGGGCGACGTTTCTTTATGGAACGTCTTTAACTGAAGGAACATACCCCAAATTTCAGCTTTATCTGGATGCTACAAAATGGTCCACAGTAACTGTAATGGAAGCTGCAAGAGTCTATGTCAAAGAAATGATCATCCGGGCCCCCTCTAAGTCAATTGATGTGTGCTTGTGTTGTGCGACAACGGGCTCCCCTTTTATATCCACTCTTGAGATAAGACCCTTGAATCTGTCAATGTATGCCACTGATTATGAAGAAGAGTTCTTCATGAAATTGGCACAAAGAGTGAATTTTGGAGCACCAAGTCAAGAATCCATAAG GTACCCAGATGACCCCTATGATCGAATATGGGTGTCTGATCTTGACAGAAGGCCGAATTTCTTGGTAGGCATTGCGCCTGGAACGGAGAAAATAAGCACGACGAAAAGCATAGATATAAACACTAGAGAATATCCACCTGTTAAAGTAATGCAAACTGCGGTAGTTGGAAGTAGAGGAAGCCTCAGTTACAGGTTAAATCTAGAGGATTTTCCTGCGAATGCTCGAGCTTATGCATATTTTGCTGAAATTGAAGATTTAGGAGCAAATGAAACGAGGAAATTTAAAATGGAGCAACCTTACTTTCATGATTATAGCAATGCTGTCGTGAACATAGCTGAAAATGCCAATGGAAGTTATACGCTATATGAACCTAGCTACATGAATGTCACATTAGAATTCGTGCTGTCTTTCTCATTCATGAAAACCCTGGATTCAACACGTGGACCACTGCTAAATGCGATTGAAATCAGCAGATATGTTCAGATTGTAGCCAAGACTAATGAACAAGATG TGAGTAACCTGAATGCCCTGCGATTAGATAGCGGCGAATGGCTTGAGGTAGGTGGTGATCCTTGTATACCTACTAGCTGGGAATGGGTGAGTTGCAGCTCTTCCACACCACCAAGAATCACCAAGAT TTTCTTGTCAGGAAAGAAAATGGAGGGTAAAATCCCATGGAAGCTTAATGACATGGAAGAGTTAACAGAGTT ATGGCTGGATGGAAACTCTCTGAGTGGGACAATCCCTGATATGAGTAATCTTGtcaatttgaaaatatt GCATCTAGAGAACAACAAATTGACTGGTCCATTGCCTTTATACTTGGCGAGTCTACCACATTTACAACAACT gtACGTACAGAACAACTCTTTGTCTGGGGAAATACATAGAACATTGTTAAGAGGAAACTTATCCTTTGA ctATCAAGGCAATCCTCATCTTAGACGAGTGACAAAAGTGCATAGCAAATTAGTTCTTGCAACTTCTGTTGGAGTGCTGGCTATTCTTTTTGTCCTATCCATCGCAAGCATAATACTAGTTCGTTTTTTTAGGACAAGGATAACTTCAATAAGGAATGATAAAG GAAGTTTGTGGTGCACCAGTAACAAGCCTTTGACTGGCTATTCAATGGGACGGGGTGGATTTTTGATGGATGAAGGCGTAGCATGCTATATTCCGCTCACAGACATACAAGAAGCTACTGCTAGTTTTTCAAAGAAAATTGGAAAGGGAAGTTTCGGACCAGTTTACTATGGGAAAATGAAGGACGGGAAGGAAGTTGCGGTGAAAATCATGGCCGATTTATCTAGTCATGGTACCAAACAATTCGTGACCGAG GTTGCACTCTTGTCAAGAATACATCACAGAAACTTAGTTCCTTTAATTGGATACTGTGAGGAAGAGAATCAGTGCATGCTTGTCTACGAGTACATGCATAATGGGACCTTAAGGGATCATATACACG ATTTTGATGAGCAGAAGCAGTTAGACTGGCTTCCACGGCTTCATATAGCTGAAGATGCAGCTAAAG GTCTTGAGTACCTGCACACCGGATGCAACCCCAGTATCATTCATCGTGATGTTAAAACAAGCAACATTCTCCTAGACATCAACATGAGGGCCAAGGTATCAGATTTTGGACTGTCGAGGCAAGCTGACGAGGACTTGACACACGTATCAAGTGTGGCACGAGGAACAGTAGGCTATCTCGACCCAGA GTACTATGCAAATCAACAATTGACTGAAAAAAGTGACATTTATAGTTTTGGCGTGGTTCTCTTAGAACTTATCTCTGGGAGAAAGCCTGTCTCCACGGAGGAATATGGTTGTGATTGGAGTATTGTTCACTGG GCACGGTCATTGATCCGTAAAGGTGATGTAATAAGCATTATAGATCCTAGACTGGCAGGGAATGTCAAAATAGAATCCATATGGAGAATAGCAGAAATCGCGATCCAATGTGTTGAACAATATGGCTACTCGAGGCCAAGAATGCAAGAAATCATAGTGGCCATACAGGATGCAGCTAAGATTGAGAGTGGAGCAGATTTATCAATGAGTTCAAATGCACAATCTTCAAGGAAAACACTCTTGACAAGCTTTCTTGATATTCAAAGCCCTGATCTTTCCAGTGGAGCCTTAGCCCCGTCTGCTCGTTAA
- the LOC140803024 gene encoding probable LRR receptor-like serine/threonine-protein kinase At1g67720 isoform X1, protein MGSVVHVLLSIFLWLIPSILCQVTEFISIDCGGSTNYTDKYTGLAWISDALIAAQLGKPVKVGKTDGNSIQYQTRRDFPTDTKKYCYSLTTEERRRYIVRATFLYGTSLTEGTYPKFQLYLDATKWSTVTVMEAARVYVKEMIIRAPSKSIDVCLCCATTGSPFISTLEIRPLNLSMYATDYEEEFFMKLAQRVNFGAPSQESIRYPDDPYDRIWVSDLDRRPNFLVGIAPGTEKISTTKSIDINTREYPPVKVMQTAVVGSRGSLSYRLNLEDFPANARAYAYFAEIEDLGANETRKFKMEQPYFHDYSNAVVNIAENANGSYTLYEPSYMNVTLEFVLSFSFMKTLDSTRGPLLNAIEISRYVQIVAKTNEQDVSNLNALRLDSGEWLEVGGDPCIPTSWEWVSCSSSTPPRITKIFLSGKKMEGKIPWKLNDMEELTELWLDGNSLSGTIPDMSNLVNLKILHLENNKLTGPLPLYLASLPHLQQLYVQNNSLSGEIHRTLLRGNLSFDIFFFFSYQGNPHLRRVTKVHSKLVLATSVGVLAILFVLSIASIILVRFFRTRITSIRNDKGSLWCTSNKPLTGYSMGRGGFLMDEGVACYIPLTDIQEATASFSKKIGKGSFGPVYYGKMKDGKEVAVKIMADLSSHGTKQFVTEVALLSRIHHRNLVPLIGYCEEENQCMLVYEYMHNGTLRDHIHDFDEQKQLDWLPRLHIAEDAAKGLEYLHTGCNPSIIHRDVKTSNILLDINMRAKVSDFGLSRQADEDLTHVSSVARGTVGYLDPEYYANQQLTEKSDIYSFGVVLLELISGRKPVSTEEYGCDWSIVHWARSLIRKGDVISIIDPRLAGNVKIESIWRIAEIAIQCVEQYGYSRPRMQEIIVAIQDAAKIESGADLSMSSNAQSSRKTLLTSFLDIQSPDLSSGALAPSAR, encoded by the exons ATGGGATCCGTCGTACATGTCTTGCTTTCAATATTTCTGTGGTTAATACCATCCATTTTATGCCAAGTTACGG AATTCATCAGTATAGACTGTGGAGGGTCAACTAATTACACAGACAAATACACTGGTTTAGCCTGGATTTCAGATGCCCTAATTGCAGCTCAATTAGGCAAACCAGTGAAGGTAGGAAAGACCGATGGGAACTCAATTCAGTATCAAACACGGCGAGATTTCCCCACAGACACCAAGAAATACTGCTACTCACTCACCACAGAAGAAAGGCGGCGTTATATTGTACGGGCGACGTTTCTTTATGGAACGTCTTTAACTGAAGGAACATACCCCAAATTTCAGCTTTATCTGGATGCTACAAAATGGTCCACAGTAACTGTAATGGAAGCTGCAAGAGTCTATGTCAAAGAAATGATCATCCGGGCCCCCTCTAAGTCAATTGATGTGTGCTTGTGTTGTGCGACAACGGGCTCCCCTTTTATATCCACTCTTGAGATAAGACCCTTGAATCTGTCAATGTATGCCACTGATTATGAAGAAGAGTTCTTCATGAAATTGGCACAAAGAGTGAATTTTGGAGCACCAAGTCAAGAATCCATAAG GTACCCAGATGACCCCTATGATCGAATATGGGTGTCTGATCTTGACAGAAGGCCGAATTTCTTGGTAGGCATTGCGCCTGGAACGGAGAAAATAAGCACGACGAAAAGCATAGATATAAACACTAGAGAATATCCACCTGTTAAAGTAATGCAAACTGCGGTAGTTGGAAGTAGAGGAAGCCTCAGTTACAGGTTAAATCTAGAGGATTTTCCTGCGAATGCTCGAGCTTATGCATATTTTGCTGAAATTGAAGATTTAGGAGCAAATGAAACGAGGAAATTTAAAATGGAGCAACCTTACTTTCATGATTATAGCAATGCTGTCGTGAACATAGCTGAAAATGCCAATGGAAGTTATACGCTATATGAACCTAGCTACATGAATGTCACATTAGAATTCGTGCTGTCTTTCTCATTCATGAAAACCCTGGATTCAACACGTGGACCACTGCTAAATGCGATTGAAATCAGCAGATATGTTCAGATTGTAGCCAAGACTAATGAACAAGATG TGAGTAACCTGAATGCCCTGCGATTAGATAGCGGCGAATGGCTTGAGGTAGGTGGTGATCCTTGTATACCTACTAGCTGGGAATGGGTGAGTTGCAGCTCTTCCACACCACCAAGAATCACCAAGAT TTTCTTGTCAGGAAAGAAAATGGAGGGTAAAATCCCATGGAAGCTTAATGACATGGAAGAGTTAACAGAGTT ATGGCTGGATGGAAACTCTCTGAGTGGGACAATCCCTGATATGAGTAATCTTGtcaatttgaaaatatt GCATCTAGAGAACAACAAATTGACTGGTCCATTGCCTTTATACTTGGCGAGTCTACCACATTTACAACAACT gtACGTACAGAACAACTCTTTGTCTGGGGAAATACATAGAACATTGTTAAGAGGAAACTTATCCTTTGA tatctttttctttttcagctATCAAGGCAATCCTCATCTTAGACGAGTGACAAAAGTGCATAGCAAATTAGTTCTTGCAACTTCTGTTGGAGTGCTGGCTATTCTTTTTGTCCTATCCATCGCAAGCATAATACTAGTTCGTTTTTTTAGGACAAGGATAACTTCAATAAGGAATGATAAAG GAAGTTTGTGGTGCACCAGTAACAAGCCTTTGACTGGCTATTCAATGGGACGGGGTGGATTTTTGATGGATGAAGGCGTAGCATGCTATATTCCGCTCACAGACATACAAGAAGCTACTGCTAGTTTTTCAAAGAAAATTGGAAAGGGAAGTTTCGGACCAGTTTACTATGGGAAAATGAAGGACGGGAAGGAAGTTGCGGTGAAAATCATGGCCGATTTATCTAGTCATGGTACCAAACAATTCGTGACCGAG GTTGCACTCTTGTCAAGAATACATCACAGAAACTTAGTTCCTTTAATTGGATACTGTGAGGAAGAGAATCAGTGCATGCTTGTCTACGAGTACATGCATAATGGGACCTTAAGGGATCATATACACG ATTTTGATGAGCAGAAGCAGTTAGACTGGCTTCCACGGCTTCATATAGCTGAAGATGCAGCTAAAG GTCTTGAGTACCTGCACACCGGATGCAACCCCAGTATCATTCATCGTGATGTTAAAACAAGCAACATTCTCCTAGACATCAACATGAGGGCCAAGGTATCAGATTTTGGACTGTCGAGGCAAGCTGACGAGGACTTGACACACGTATCAAGTGTGGCACGAGGAACAGTAGGCTATCTCGACCCAGA GTACTATGCAAATCAACAATTGACTGAAAAAAGTGACATTTATAGTTTTGGCGTGGTTCTCTTAGAACTTATCTCTGGGAGAAAGCCTGTCTCCACGGAGGAATATGGTTGTGATTGGAGTATTGTTCACTGG GCACGGTCATTGATCCGTAAAGGTGATGTAATAAGCATTATAGATCCTAGACTGGCAGGGAATGTCAAAATAGAATCCATATGGAGAATAGCAGAAATCGCGATCCAATGTGTTGAACAATATGGCTACTCGAGGCCAAGAATGCAAGAAATCATAGTGGCCATACAGGATGCAGCTAAGATTGAGAGTGGAGCAGATTTATCAATGAGTTCAAATGCACAATCTTCAAGGAAAACACTCTTGACAAGCTTTCTTGATATTCAAAGCCCTGATCTTTCCAGTGGAGCCTTAGCCCCGTCTGCTCGTTAA